A single genomic interval of Picosynechococcus sp. PCC 7003 harbors:
- a CDS encoding glycosyltransferase: MATMRSLYFLVPGVSKKFASGGLFAEIKTYELAQQLQSAHLVTYREKSPDHLYLPELLPQVRPQEAIFVVSWGFDIPRLVKQLRSHPVVYHAHSTGYGFQLPSRVPIWAVSRNSLGYWGQKAPNNPLFYLPNQISPAFENWHQERDIDVLVQTRKTSSYVLQQLVPYLQQRCRVEVVNSFVPDLAALFNRSKIYLYDSAEYWLNNAVSEGFGLPPLEAIACGCQVFSSVNGALADYLDPGFNCQKISTYCVEYDGDRLLAALNNPPAATNTQALLQAYRPETILLRFATILQEVNHFFDYQGQYPGNIQLQRQNPLLVRLRLALRQQLARWRT, translated from the coding sequence ATGGCTACTATGCGATCGCTTTATTTCCTTGTCCCCGGTGTCAGTAAAAAATTTGCCAGCGGTGGCCTCTTTGCCGAAATCAAGACCTACGAACTGGCCCAACAACTGCAATCGGCCCATTTAGTCACCTACCGAGAAAAATCCCCAGATCATCTCTATTTGCCGGAACTACTGCCCCAGGTGCGCCCCCAGGAGGCTATTTTTGTGGTTAGTTGGGGCTTTGATATTCCGCGCTTGGTCAAACAACTGCGATCGCATCCGGTGGTCTACCATGCCCACAGTACAGGCTATGGGTTTCAGCTCCCCAGTCGCGTTCCCATTTGGGCGGTAAGTCGCAATTCCCTCGGCTATTGGGGGCAAAAGGCACCGAATAATCCTTTGTTCTATTTGCCCAATCAGATTTCCCCAGCGTTCGAGAACTGGCACCAAGAACGGGACATTGATGTGTTGGTGCAAACCCGCAAAACCTCCAGCTATGTGCTCCAGCAACTGGTGCCCTACCTCCAGCAGCGGTGTCGAGTAGAAGTCGTCAATTCCTTTGTCCCGGATCTTGCGGCCCTCTTTAATCGCAGTAAAATTTATCTTTATGATTCGGCGGAATATTGGCTGAATAATGCAGTGAGTGAAGGTTTTGGCTTGCCCCCCCTAGAGGCGATCGCCTGTGGTTGTCAAGTTTTTAGTAGCGTCAACGGTGCTTTAGCCGATTATTTAGATCCGGGTTTTAATTGCCAGAAAATCAGTACCTATTGTGTGGAATACGATGGCGATCGCCTTTTGGCCGCCCTCAACAATCCCCCAGCGGCCACCAATACCCAGGCCCTATTGCAGGCATACCGCCCGGAAACGATCCTGCTCCGATTTGCCACGATCCTCCAGGAGGTCAATCATTTCTTTGACTACCAAGGCCAATACCCAGGCAATATCCAACTCCAGCGACAAAATCCCCTCCTGGTGCGCCTCCGCCTCGCCCTCCGTCAACAACTTGCCCGGTGGCGCACCTAA
- a CDS encoding TrkH family potassium uptake protein has translation MTIARTICLGFLGAILLGTLLLMLPFATASGEWNSPLVALFTSTSAVCVTGLIVVDTGTAFSNFGQGVILLLIQLGGLGYMTLSTFLMLLLGRRFDLAQKFAIKESFDQPYNQGSRNLIRSIIATTLIGELTGIFLLFGRFSRDFDPGEGLWLAIFHSISAWNNAGFSLFADSLVGYQNSLLVNGAISGLIIFGGIGYEAIIEMYLWLRHRLQRKSRRFTFSLNFEVVTSTTFWLLGLGTAAFLFVEWANPTTFAGMSWGDKAIAAWFQSVTTRTAGFNSIDIGTMSTAGLFITMGLMFIGASPSGTGGGIKTTTINILANCTKSVLYGQTRVTVFNREIAQSIVFKAIAVVFGSATVITISTAIISISNPEIELIAILFEVISAFATVGLSTGITASLSAVGQITLIATMYCGRVGVLLLMSAIVGEITPRRINYPEENLLVG, from the coding sequence ATGACCATCGCCAGAACCATTTGCCTCGGCTTTCTCGGAGCTATTTTATTAGGGACGCTGCTTTTGATGTTGCCCTTTGCCACCGCCTCCGGGGAATGGAACAGCCCCCTCGTCGCCCTATTTACATCGACTTCTGCCGTCTGTGTCACGGGGTTAATTGTGGTGGATACAGGCACAGCCTTTTCCAATTTTGGCCAGGGGGTCATTCTCCTCTTGATCCAACTGGGGGGACTAGGCTACATGACCCTCTCGACATTTCTCATGCTGCTGCTGGGGCGTCGCTTTGATTTGGCCCAAAAATTTGCCATTAAAGAATCCTTTGACCAACCCTACAACCAAGGTAGTCGAAATTTGATTCGTTCGATTATCGCTACCACGCTCATTGGGGAACTGACAGGGATTTTTTTGCTGTTCGGGCGGTTTAGTCGGGACTTTGATCCCGGTGAAGGATTGTGGCTAGCCATTTTTCACAGCATTAGTGCTTGGAACAATGCAGGCTTCAGTTTATTTGCAGACAGTTTAGTGGGCTATCAAAATTCTCTCCTGGTGAATGGGGCAATCTCTGGTTTGATTATTTTTGGCGGCATTGGTTATGAGGCGATTATCGAAATGTATCTCTGGTTACGGCACCGTCTCCAGCGCAAAAGCCGACGCTTTACATTTTCGTTGAATTTTGAGGTGGTCACCTCCACGACTTTCTGGCTCCTGGGTCTAGGTACTGCGGCTTTTTTGTTCGTGGAATGGGCTAATCCAACGACCTTTGCGGGGATGAGTTGGGGTGATAAGGCGATCGCCGCTTGGTTTCAGTCGGTGACGACCCGCACTGCTGGGTTCAATAGCATTGACATCGGTACAATGAGTACCGCCGGGCTGTTTATTACCATGGGTTTGATGTTTATTGGGGCGAGTCCCAGTGGCACTGGGGGGGGAATCAAAACAACCACCATTAACATCCTGGCCAACTGCACCAAATCCGTGCTCTATGGTCAAACCCGCGTCACGGTCTTTAACCGTGAAATTGCCCAGAGTATCGTTTTTAAGGCGATCGCCGTCGTCTTCGGTTCCGCCACCGTGATCACCATTTCTACGGCAATTATTTCCATTAGCAACCCTGAGATCGAATTAATCGCCATTTTATTTGAGGTGATTTCTGCCTTCGCCACCGTTGGCTTGTCCACGGGGATCACCGCCAGCCTCTCCGCCGTCGGTCAAATTACCCTCATTGCCACCATGTACTGCGGTCGGGTCGGTGTCCTACTGTTGATGTCTGCCATTGTCGGGGAAATTACCCCACGCCGCATTAACTATCCCGAAGAAAATTTATTGGTGGGTTGA
- a CDS encoding TrkA family potassium uptake protein: MNLRNWNFLFQGFRQEENRQFAVIGLGRFGRAVCTKLHNMGYEVLGTDINPKLVGQVVSEKLVSHAMQLDSTEVMALRQAGIFEFDTVIVAIGNYLQESIVTTLNVKEGGVEHVVAKASSEVHGKLLKRVGADRIVYPEYEAGAALAMTLTKPSILDRFDIDEEHSIVEIKTPEEFHGKTIAELSLRANYGVNVLAVGNEDHFEINPGPEHRLDKSLMMMVIGTNDAIHRLPLS, translated from the coding sequence GTGAATTTACGGAATTGGAATTTTCTCTTTCAGGGTTTTCGGCAGGAAGAAAATCGTCAGTTTGCGGTCATTGGCCTGGGACGATTTGGCCGCGCCGTCTGCACAAAATTACACAACATGGGCTACGAAGTCCTTGGCACCGATATCAACCCCAAATTAGTCGGCCAGGTGGTTTCCGAAAAACTCGTTTCCCACGCGATGCAGTTGGATTCTACCGAAGTGATGGCCCTGCGCCAGGCGGGCATTTTTGAGTTTGACACGGTGATTGTGGCGATTGGCAACTACCTCCAAGAAAGCATTGTCACGACCTTAAATGTGAAGGAAGGGGGCGTCGAACATGTGGTTGCCAAGGCGTCTTCGGAGGTACACGGCAAGCTTTTGAAGCGGGTGGGGGCCGACCGCATTGTCTATCCGGAATATGAAGCTGGGGCCGCCCTGGCGATGACCCTGACAAAACCTTCAATCCTGGATCGGTTTGATATTGACGAAGAGCACAGTATTGTCGAAATCAAAACTCCCGAAGAATTCCATGGCAAAACCATCGCCGAACTGTCCCTCCGGGCGAACTACGGGGTCAATGTGTTGGCGGTGGGCAATGAGGATCATTTTGAAATTAATCCGGGGCCAGAACATCGCCTAGATAAGTCTCTAATGATGATGGTGATCGGCACCAACGATGCAATTCACCGCCTACCGTTGTCATAA
- a CDS encoding M15 family metallopeptidase, which yields MTKPYQRIPIEASDDPLVPIPADLFSLVMPHPYMALGADYEGRSPYFLRRQVLEKLIQAQDFLRAAHPELQIQIFDAYRPITVQQFMVDYTFAQLKGDRPLTPPETAQIWEQVLQFWAVPSRDPATPPPHSTGAALDVRLVNLAQEPLPMGGEIDDIGDRSYPDFYAAATTPPEQQYHQNRQLLRQAMEKAGFVIHPNEWWHFSYGDQLWAWQTQRAIAYYGRI from the coding sequence ATGACCAAGCCCTATCAACGGATCCCCATCGAAGCAAGTGACGATCCTCTGGTGCCGATTCCTGCAGATCTTTTTTCTTTGGTAATGCCCCATCCCTACATGGCTTTAGGAGCTGATTATGAAGGGCGATCGCCTTATTTTTTGCGCCGCCAAGTCCTCGAAAAGCTCATCCAAGCCCAGGATTTTTTGCGGGCTGCCCATCCAGAGTTACAAATTCAGATCTTCGATGCCTATCGACCGATCACGGTGCAACAATTTATGGTGGACTACACCTTTGCTCAGTTAAAAGGCGATCGCCCATTAACTCCTCCAGAAACAGCCCAGATTTGGGAGCAGGTGTTGCAATTTTGGGCCGTACCGAGCCGCGATCCGGCGACCCCACCGCCCCACAGTACCGGCGCGGCCCTGGATGTGCGTTTAGTGAACCTCGCCCAAGAACCTCTGCCGATGGGAGGAGAAATTGACGACATTGGCGATCGCTCCTACCCCGATTTCTATGCCGCCGCCACCACGCCCCCAGAGCAGCAGTACCATCAAAATCGGCAACTGCTTAGACAAGCTATGGAAAAGGCAGGTTTCGTGATTCACCCCAACGAATGGTGGCATTTTTCCTATGGGGATCAGCTCTGGGCCTGGCAAACCCAAAGGGCGATCGCCTACTACGGTAGAATTTAA
- a CDS encoding DUF6208 family protein, whose amino-acid sequence MARKPWLELPFAIFSFGFYKVNKFIIGNLYTLYLSVNKKNAKEWRIIGEKSLQKFLSLPVLMTKAPRWNTHAIIGTLGPLSVEKELTINLETIRQSTEAWVGCIYDFPGYRTVLNFTQLTDDPSQTELKISLPKGKYTVGLRYYHPKVNPRFPTVKTDLNLTVPTLVVSPQNNDFYQTLAQKTNLYFCLLHYYIFTLFKFRDVLPTAFVKGEFLPVGATDTQFFYGALDAAERLEITIPESWLQTFDFYLTFYNRASFPLRWQKITENLTCDPLREQGYYLIRMRPRTAEAEAQLPSVVGEEIQVMPHQKKLVIRSL is encoded by the coding sequence ATGGCGCGCAAACCCTGGTTAGAACTTCCCTTTGCGATCTTTTCTTTTGGTTTTTATAAGGTTAATAAATTTATTATTGGTAATCTTTATACCCTGTACTTGAGCGTTAATAAAAAGAATGCAAAAGAATGGCGCATTATTGGGGAAAAATCCCTCCAGAAATTCCTGAGTTTACCCGTTTTAATGACCAAAGCGCCCCGGTGGAACACCCACGCCATTATCGGTACCCTGGGGCCGCTTTCTGTGGAAAAAGAACTCACCATTAACCTCGAAACCATTCGTCAATCTACGGAAGCTTGGGTGGGTTGCATCTATGACTTTCCGGGCTATCGCACGGTGTTAAATTTCACGCAACTCACCGATGATCCCAGCCAAACAGAACTCAAGATTTCCTTACCCAAAGGCAAATATACCGTTGGTTTACGTTACTACCATCCCAAGGTGAATCCTCGCTTTCCGACGGTAAAAACAGACCTAAATCTAACTGTACCGACCTTGGTTGTTTCGCCCCAAAACAACGACTTTTATCAAACCCTGGCCCAGAAAACAAACCTTTATTTTTGTCTGCTCCACTACTACATTTTTACGCTATTTAAATTTCGTGATGTCTTACCAACTGCTTTTGTGAAAGGAGAATTTCTCCCTGTTGGGGCCACCGACACCCAATTTTTCTACGGCGCTTTAGACGCAGCAGAACGCTTAGAAATCACCATCCCAGAATCCTGGCTGCAAACCTTTGATTTTTATCTGACGTTTTATAACCGCGCCAGTTTTCCTCTACGTTGGCAAAAAATCACTGAAAATTTGACCTGTGATCCCCTGAGAGAACAAGGCTATTACCTAATTCGGATGCGGCCCCGTACCGCAGAAGCAGAGGCACAATTACCGAGTGTTGTGGGAGAAGAAATCCAGGTCATGCCCCACCAGAAAAAACTGGTAATACGGTCGTTATAA
- the ribE gene encoding riboflavin synthase, whose protein sequence is MFTGLIQALGTVKALGGDRFAIDIQGHGAGQVMSDLALGDSVAVDGVCLTVETIAEQGFVATASPETLKRTILGDAVSRSNWVNIETSLRVGSKIGGHFVSGHVDTIGALEKVIETARAWELWFTAIADYQATWDMNISPCLVSKGSIAVNGISLTVAECDRLGQWFKVAVIPHTYAETNLAYLKPGSWVNLEGDILAKYVQRFVSYQREQKAPDIGLDFLQEHGYL, encoded by the coding sequence GTGTTTACTGGATTGATTCAAGCCCTTGGTACCGTTAAAGCCCTCGGTGGCGATCGCTTTGCCATTGACATCCAGGGTCACGGCGCAGGTCAGGTGATGTCGGATCTGGCCCTCGGCGATAGTGTGGCCGTAGATGGCGTTTGTCTGACCGTCGAAACCATTGCCGAACAGGGATTTGTTGCCACCGCCTCCCCCGAAACCCTGAAACGCACGATCCTCGGCGATGCTGTTTCCCGTTCCAATTGGGTGAATATTGAAACGTCCCTGCGGGTGGGCAGCAAGATCGGTGGCCATTTTGTGTCGGGCCATGTGGATACCATTGGCGCTTTAGAAAAAGTGATTGAAACCGCCCGTGCTTGGGAACTGTGGTTTACGGCGATCGCCGATTACCAGGCAACCTGGGATATGAATATTTCCCCTTGTCTGGTGTCCAAAGGGAGCATTGCGGTTAATGGCATTAGTCTAACGGTGGCCGAATGCGATCGCCTGGGGCAGTGGTTTAAGGTGGCCGTGATTCCCCATACCTACGCCGAAACCAATTTGGCCTATCTCAAGCCAGGCAGTTGGGTGAACCTAGAAGGGGACATCCTCGCAAAATATGTCCAGCGATTTGTCAGTTACCAACGGGAACAAAAAGCCCCCGACATTGGCCTCGACTTCCTCCAGGAACATGGCTATTTATAA
- a CDS encoding bifunctional nuclease family protein: MIEMHVAGIALDAITRSPIILLKDASERRALPIYIAQDQARSIMNVLEQKTPPRPLTHDLFADLLEAWDLTLDKIIIHALEEHTFYAVLCTSQGEETQEIDCRPSDAIAIALRTESPIWVVEEVISEASIPVDRDADEEERQAFRAFVDQISPEDLIRHSQSANPEES; encoded by the coding sequence ATGATTGAAATGCACGTTGCTGGCATTGCCCTTGATGCCATTACTCGGAGCCCGATCATTCTCCTGAAGGATGCCTCGGAACGGCGTGCCTTACCGATCTACATTGCCCAGGATCAGGCCCGCTCAATTATGAATGTTTTGGAGCAAAAAACACCGCCCCGGCCCCTCACCCATGATCTCTTTGCGGATCTATTGGAAGCTTGGGATCTCACCCTCGATAAAATCATTATCCACGCCCTCGAAGAACACACTTTCTATGCGGTGCTCTGTACCTCCCAGGGGGAAGAAACCCAGGAAATTGACTGTCGCCCCAGTGATGCGATCGCCATTGCCCTACGCACCGAAAGTCCGATTTGGGTCGTCGAAGAAGTGATTTCTGAGGCTTCAATTCCCGTAGACCGCGATGCTGACGAAGAAGAACGGCAAGCCTTCCGCGCCTTTGTCGATCAGATTAGCCCCGAAGATTTAATCCGCCACAGCCAATCCGCCAATCCAGAAGAAAGCTAA
- a CDS encoding recombinase family protein — translation MTIFVYSYSDPLLDAAPEPELWGVEVDRIYSDWGQRQQLTQLLTALDTGDRPDYLLLRRLDELGENLSEIGDRLQHIERYGVGIIATEQDYQSDQPLDQKALGQLFQTIGDRLRQQKIQRGHAKNRRQFLPPPGKAPYGYKRGQDRYLIDRSTAPVVKDFCEHFLLFGSLRGAVRHLEQRFGKKIAVSTGRNWLSNPIYRGQLHYCDGTTIPKTHAAILTDNEAAQIDRLLRRNRPLAPRSASAPRCLAGLVQCQTCGSALSISRVSRRNHPKTYLYLRPLACPRKPKCRAIAYDNVFRATVQKICQEFPAIAQQYQGPSLDQQQGQIQQGIQQKETLIAALPDLTAQGIFDPDTAAQRRYVLRSEISHLQSQLNQLPPANLGAIAKTITLESFWYDLSEAERRFYLREFIEQIQLHRMSRDDWQIQLKFIFSTSFRYTDE, via the coding sequence ATGACGATTTTTGTCTACAGCTATAGTGACCCACTCCTGGATGCGGCCCCGGAACCGGAACTTTGGGGGGTTGAGGTTGATCGCATCTATAGCGATTGGGGCCAACGGCAGCAGCTCACCCAGTTACTGACGGCTCTCGACACAGGCGATCGCCCCGACTATCTACTATTACGTCGCCTCGATGAATTGGGAGAGAACCTCAGCGAGATTGGCGATCGCCTCCAGCACATCGAAAGATACGGCGTGGGGATCATCGCCACCGAACAGGATTACCAAAGCGATCAACCGCTGGATCAAAAAGCCCTCGGTCAACTCTTTCAAACCATTGGCGATCGCCTCAGACAACAAAAAATTCAACGGGGCCATGCGAAAAATCGCCGCCAATTCCTGCCGCCCCCAGGCAAAGCCCCCTACGGTTACAAACGGGGCCAAGACCGTTACCTCATCGACCGTAGTACCGCCCCCGTGGTCAAGGATTTTTGTGAACATTTCCTCCTGTTTGGTTCCCTGCGGGGGGCAGTGCGCCACCTAGAACAACGCTTCGGGAAAAAAATTGCCGTATCCACTGGGCGCAACTGGTTAAGCAATCCCATCTATCGAGGTCAACTCCATTACTGTGACGGCACAACCATTCCCAAAACCCACGCGGCGATCCTCACCGACAACGAAGCCGCCCAAATTGATCGCCTCCTGCGCCGCAATCGTCCCCTCGCCCCCCGCAGTGCCAGTGCCCCCCGGTGTTTAGCCGGGTTGGTGCAATGCCAAACCTGCGGCAGTGCCCTAAGCATTAGCCGTGTCAGTCGGCGTAACCATCCCAAAACCTATCTATATCTGCGTCCCCTCGCCTGCCCCCGCAAGCCTAAATGCCGGGCGATCGCCTACGATAATGTTTTCCGGGCCACCGTGCAAAAAATTTGCCAAGAGTTCCCCGCGATCGCCCAGCAATACCAAGGCCCCTCTCTGGATCAGCAACAGGGCCAGATTCAACAAGGAATCCAGCAAAAGGAAACCCTCATTGCCGCCCTCCCGGATCTCACCGCCCAGGGCATTTTCGACCCTGACACCGCCGCCCAACGTCGCTACGTGCTGCGTAGTGAAATCAGCCACCTGCAAAGCCAACTCAACCAACTGCCCCCCGCTAACCTAGGGGCGATCGCCAAAACCATTACCCTCGAATCCTTTTGGTATGACCTATCTGAAGCCGAGCGGCGCTTTTACCTGCGAGAATTTATCGAACAAATCCAACTCCACCGTATGAGCCGCGACGATTGGCAAATCCAGCTAAAATTCATTTTTTCGACCAGTTTCCGATACACTGATGAATGA
- a CDS encoding DUF2862 domain-containing protein encodes MEIGQKVQIYRLRDRVGKDLADKLGKVGTITDFRVTDGSGIGAIVTFDDKTATWFFGDELRPAS; translated from the coding sequence ATGGAAATCGGGCAAAAAGTACAAATCTACCGTTTGCGGGATCGTGTCGGTAAAGATCTCGCCGATAAACTCGGTAAAGTAGGCACCATCACAGACTTTCGCGTCACCGATGGTAGTGGCATTGGGGCGATCGTGACCTTCGATGACAAAACCGCCACTTGGTTTTTTGGGGATGAACTGCGTCCTGCGTCCTAG
- a CDS encoding pentapeptide repeat-containing protein, translated as MDAGELLERYAAGERDFREVDLEGAFLGGSNFDGINLRESHLSRIVFTGASLKQANFREADLTNSNLQANLSEANLISCDLTDANLTTAQLTYGGLRAANLTNAQLVSADLSCATLNEAVLREANLTNAILTDAFIGRANLTQANLEGANLANANLTSTILIGANLKGANLSHAIMHGVNATGAIADHADFSQAKLNSANFTNVKLRHAVLRKVQMAWTTMRGADLSDAQLFRSKLYWSNFTSANLSRAVLLDATVDQVNFHNAIFDGTILPEGLDVVNK; from the coding sequence ATGGATGCGGGAGAATTATTAGAACGCTATGCGGCCGGAGAACGGGATTTTCGGGAAGTAGACCTCGAAGGGGCGTTCTTGGGGGGCAGCAACTTTGACGGGATTAATCTACGGGAAAGCCATTTGTCTCGAATTGTGTTCACGGGGGCATCCCTTAAGCAGGCGAATTTCCGGGAAGCAGATCTCACCAACAGCAACCTCCAAGCGAATCTCAGCGAAGCAAATTTGATTTCCTGTGATCTGACCGACGCGAATTTAACCACCGCCCAACTCACCTATGGGGGACTCCGGGCGGCCAATTTAACCAACGCTCAACTTGTCTCAGCGGATCTCAGTTGTGCCACCCTCAACGAGGCGGTTTTACGGGAAGCCAATCTCACCAACGCGATCTTAACGGATGCATTCATTGGGCGGGCGAACTTGACCCAGGCAAACTTGGAAGGAGCAAACCTCGCCAATGCAAACCTGACGAGTACCATCTTGATCGGTGCCAATTTAAAGGGAGCCAATCTTTCCCACGCGATTATGCACGGGGTCAATGCCACCGGGGCGATCGCCGACCATGCAGACTTTAGCCAGGCGAAACTTAATAGCGCTAACTTTACCAACGTTAAACTGCGCCATGCGGTACTCCGGAAGGTACAAATGGCCTGGACGACCATGCGCGGGGCCGATCTCAGTGATGCCCAACTCTTCCGCAGTAAACTCTATTGGTCAAATTTTACCAGTGCGAACCTTAGCCGGGCTGTGCTGTTGGATGCGACGGTGGATCAGGTAAATTTCCACAACGCAATTTTTGATGGGACAATTCTCCCTGAAGGTCTTGATGTGGTGAATAAGTGA
- a CDS encoding DUF429 domain-containing protein, with amino-acid sequence MKFAGIDFGWTSGASGLCCLELGQQQLTIQHFGLILDPGEIVAWVAQLLPQETMGLVAVDAPTIIPNETGTRLPDRLTHKYFGKYHAGCYPANLNRPFAPRTTQLGFDLEALGFSHAPAIEPQKLGRYQIEVFPHPAMVRLFQLERIIKYKKGKLGDRRQELLRLVGLIKTVLTTLEPQLTLNDLWTDLITPIATAKGSDLKEIEDRIDALVCAYVGAYWWYWGAAKNQTLGDRHSGYIIVPAPVTMGDQQS; translated from the coding sequence GTGAAATTTGCGGGGATTGACTTTGGCTGGACTTCTGGTGCCAGCGGCCTATGTTGTTTAGAACTTGGGCAACAACAGCTCACGATTCAACACTTTGGGCTAATCCTTGATCCTGGCGAAATTGTGGCTTGGGTCGCCCAACTGCTCCCGCAGGAAACAATGGGTCTGGTGGCAGTGGATGCGCCGACGATTATCCCCAATGAAACGGGAACACGTCTCCCGGATCGTCTCACTCACAAATATTTCGGTAAGTACCATGCGGGCTGTTATCCAGCGAATTTAAACCGTCCTTTTGCGCCCCGCACCACCCAATTGGGCTTTGATCTTGAAGCGTTAGGTTTTTCCCATGCTCCGGCAATAGAACCCCAAAAACTAGGCCGTTACCAGATCGAGGTGTTTCCCCATCCGGCGATGGTGCGTCTATTTCAGCTTGAGCGAATTATTAAATACAAAAAAGGAAAGTTAGGCGATCGCCGCCAAGAATTACTGCGCTTGGTGGGCCTCATTAAAACGGTATTGACGACCCTAGAGCCACAACTGACCCTGAACGATCTCTGGACAGATTTAATTACCCCCATCGCCACGGCCAAAGGTAGCGACCTTAAGGAAATCGAAGACCGCATTGATGCCCTCGTTTGTGCCTATGTGGGGGCCTACTGGTGGTACTGGGGCGCAGCAAAAAACCAAACCCTCGGCGATCGCCACTCCGGTTACATTATCGTCCCAGCACCTGTTACGATGGGTGATCAGCAATCATAA
- the bchI gene encoding magnesium chelatase ATPase subunit I: MTVTADAPPQEKVKRRVVFPFTAVIGQDEMKLALKLNIIDPKIGGVMIMGDRGTGKSTTIRALADLLPEIEVVANDPFNSDPTNPELMGDEVRQKLENNEPIEIARKKVPMIDLPLGATEDRVCGTIDIEKALSEGVKAFEPGLLAKANRGVLYVDEVNLLDDHLVDVLLDSAAGGWNTVEREGISIRHPANFVLVGSGNPEEGELRPQLLDRFGMHAEIRTERNPEQRVEIVERRSAFDQNPTDFLQQYDAEQKAEQERLVRAQQLLPQVTIDRELKVKISEVCSEADVDGLRGDIVTNRAAKALAAYEGRTEVTVDDIRRVVTLCLRHRLRKDPLESIDSGYKVQKIVARVFGLEDDE; this comes from the coding sequence ATGACAGTAACGGCTGACGCTCCTCCCCAAGAAAAAGTAAAACGTCGTGTGGTGTTCCCCTTTACGGCGGTAATCGGCCAAGATGAAATGAAACTGGCCCTCAAACTCAACATCATCGACCCCAAAATCGGCGGCGTGATGATCATGGGCGATCGCGGCACCGGAAAATCCACCACCATCCGCGCTTTAGCCGATCTCCTGCCTGAAATCGAAGTCGTCGCTAATGATCCCTTTAACAGCGACCCTACAAACCCCGAACTCATGGGCGATGAAGTGCGGCAAAAACTCGAAAACAACGAACCCATCGAGATCGCCCGCAAAAAAGTCCCCATGATTGACCTGCCCCTTGGCGCAACGGAAGACCGGGTCTGCGGTACCATCGACATCGAAAAAGCTCTTTCTGAAGGGGTGAAAGCTTTTGAACCCGGCCTGTTGGCGAAAGCAAACCGGGGTGTCCTCTATGTGGACGAAGTTAACCTCCTTGATGACCACCTCGTAGACGTGCTCCTCGACTCTGCCGCTGGCGGTTGGAATACCGTCGAACGGGAAGGGATCTCCATTCGTCACCCTGCCAACTTTGTCCTTGTCGGTTCTGGGAACCCCGAAGAAGGGGAACTACGCCCTCAACTCCTCGACCGCTTTGGGATGCACGCCGAGATCCGCACCGAACGCAACCCCGAACAGCGCGTTGAAATTGTGGAACGGCGCTCTGCCTTCGACCAAAACCCCACAGACTTTTTGCAGCAGTACGACGCTGAACAGAAAGCAGAACAGGAACGCCTCGTCCGCGCCCAACAACTATTACCCCAAGTCACCATTGATCGGGAACTGAAGGTGAAAATCTCCGAAGTTTGTTCCGAAGCCGATGTGGATGGTCTGCGGGGTGATATCGTCACTAACCGCGCCGCCAAGGCCCTTGCCGCCTACGAAGGTCGCACTGAAGTGACCGTGGATGATATTCGCCGGGTCGTCACCCTTTGTTTGCGGCATCGTCTGCGGAAGGATCCCCTTGAGTCTATTGACTCCGGCTACAAGGTGCAAAAAATTGTCGCCCGTGTCTTTGGCCTAGAAGACGACGAGTAA